Proteins from a genomic interval of Microbacterium esteraromaticum:
- a CDS encoding DUF4184 family protein, whose product MPFTPSHAVVALPFVRTPLVPAAIAIGAMTPDLPLFLRGFGVPYGFTHSVANVVWTTLIAFVLFVVWRVVMRPGLVALAPDALAARLPDQWRQTGRRAVAEAVGARARFGYPLLLVLSLMIGVISHIVWDLFTHEGRWGVEAIPALQAAWGLLPGYKWLQYGSSAFGLALIGIWMLIWLRRRPVAPRPALLPTWLRWAWMAALPIVLVSAWMLGLAAYGPLTDEFTVRHLAYATLPAASGLWGVLTVLLCVAIVIVPRRTAAPTAHHDAVSAPHSRRDA is encoded by the coding sequence ATGCCGTTCACCCCGAGCCACGCGGTCGTCGCGTTGCCTTTCGTGCGCACACCGCTGGTGCCGGCGGCGATCGCGATCGGGGCGATGACCCCCGATCTGCCGTTGTTCCTGCGCGGCTTCGGGGTGCCGTACGGGTTCACCCATTCGGTGGCGAACGTCGTGTGGACGACGCTGATCGCGTTCGTGCTGTTCGTGGTTTGGCGGGTGGTGATGCGCCCGGGCCTGGTGGCGCTGGCTCCGGATGCCCTCGCGGCACGGCTGCCCGATCAGTGGCGGCAGACGGGTCGGCGTGCCGTCGCCGAAGCCGTCGGCGCGCGTGCGCGGTTCGGCTATCCGCTGCTGCTGGTGCTCTCCTTGATGATCGGTGTGATCTCGCACATCGTCTGGGATCTGTTCACGCATGAGGGTCGCTGGGGCGTCGAGGCGATTCCCGCCCTGCAGGCGGCGTGGGGACTGTTGCCCGGATACAAGTGGCTGCAGTACGGCTCAAGCGCCTTCGGATTGGCGCTCATCGGCATCTGGATGCTGATCTGGCTGCGTCGACGCCCGGTCGCCCCGCGCCCGGCGTTGCTGCCGACGTGGCTGCGCTGGGCGTGGATGGCGGCGCTGCCGATCGTGCTCGTGTCGGCGTGGATGCTGGGGCTCGCGGCCTACGGACCGCTGACCGACGAGTTCACTGTGCGGCATCTGGCGTACGCGACGCTGCCGGCGGCCTCCGGACTGTGGGGTGTGTTGACGGTGCTGCTATGCGTCGCGATCGTCATCGTGCCGCGACGCACAGCGGCTCCGACCGCTCACCACGATGCGGTGTCGGCGCCCCATTCCCGCAGAGACGCATAA
- a CDS encoding CoA transferase — translation MSSPATGLQSAVPLPAHLAVGDLAARSVAAAGAALAGTPNSSPDPQRVAAAYRSDRHLLIDGEQPDVWSPLSGFWRTADGWVRTHANYPHHAVALCAGLSLDTHASSDDLRALLAATSTQHAVAAVRARGGLCVPVRREDPATDAALRQHPIVAIERLGNAPKRALPRSNASRPLDGVRVLDLTRVIAGPVATRTLAFAGADVLRIDAPTRPEFAWQHLDTGHGKRTALVDIASESDLVESLLHDADVVVLGYRPEGLRRLGLSPKLLGERHPHLLIAQLTAWPGADSPRGFDSLVQAESGIAWCESADGETPGALPAQALDHSAGYLLAAGIADALRRRASEDGTWFVSTSLRRVAAELLGMPRRPESAHDESAQPPTNPETQSFTVGGHDVTTVVPAVTWPGAPTRYASLREWGADTASW, via the coding sequence ATGTCGTCTCCCGCAACAGGCTTGCAGTCCGCCGTTCCCCTTCCTGCGCACCTGGCGGTAGGCGATTTGGCCGCGCGCAGCGTCGCCGCCGCAGGCGCGGCGCTCGCGGGCACGCCGAACTCATCGCCGGATCCGCAGCGGGTAGCCGCCGCATACCGGAGTGACCGCCATCTGCTGATCGACGGCGAGCAGCCGGACGTCTGGTCTCCGCTGTCGGGCTTCTGGCGCACCGCCGACGGGTGGGTGCGCACCCATGCCAACTATCCGCACCATGCTGTTGCTCTGTGCGCCGGTCTGAGTCTCGACACGCACGCGTCGTCCGATGACCTCCGCGCGTTGTTGGCAGCGACCTCGACCCAGCATGCCGTCGCGGCCGTCCGTGCGCGCGGCGGGCTGTGCGTGCCAGTGCGCCGGGAGGACCCAGCCACCGACGCGGCCCTGCGGCAGCATCCGATCGTCGCAATCGAGCGTCTCGGCAACGCGCCGAAACGCGCACTCCCCCGCTCGAACGCGTCACGCCCGCTCGACGGCGTGCGCGTGCTCGACCTCACCCGCGTGATCGCCGGCCCTGTCGCCACACGCACGCTGGCCTTCGCCGGAGCGGACGTGCTGCGGATCGACGCGCCGACGCGCCCCGAGTTCGCGTGGCAGCATCTCGACACCGGGCATGGAAAGCGCACGGCGCTTGTCGACATCGCATCCGAGTCGGACCTCGTCGAGTCGCTGCTCCACGACGCCGATGTCGTCGTGCTCGGCTATCGCCCCGAGGGTCTGCGGCGCCTCGGGCTATCACCGAAGCTGCTCGGCGAACGGCATCCGCACCTTCTCATCGCGCAGTTGACCGCCTGGCCCGGCGCAGACTCACCCCGCGGTTTCGACAGCCTCGTTCAGGCCGAGTCGGGCATCGCGTGGTGCGAATCGGCCGATGGCGAGACGCCCGGCGCGCTGCCCGCGCAGGCGCTCGACCACTCCGCCGGGTATCTGCTGGCCGCGGGGATCGCCGATGCCCTGCGGCGCCGGGCATCCGAAGATGGCACCTGGTTCGTCAGCACGTCGCTGCGGCGCGTGGCAGCCGAACTGCTCGGCATGCCCCGCCGACCGGAATCAGCGCACGACGAGTCAGCTCAGCCACCTACCAACCCCGAGACCCAGTCCTTCACGGTGGGTGGGCATGACGTCACCACCGTTGTACCCGCCGTCACCTGGCCGGGCGCTCCGACGCGTTATGCGTCTCTGCGGGAATGGGGCGCCGACACCGCATCGTGGTGA